CAACTGGTGGGTCCCTCCATCTTCAACATATCGACTGCCTTTGTTTGGTAACAAGCTAAATTAAgcagagttaaaaaaaattttacttcCCAAACATGACCTTAAGTTCTCTGATCtgaacataaaaaaattttcaactttgCTTAATTTAACTTGCTACCATATAAAAATAACTAATATTTTGAAGAGGAAGGGACCCACTAGTTGCCTTGGGACCCACAATTGAAGTTAAAAGTAGCTTGCTCTGTCATTACCTTGTCATAATTTCAGTTGCTTTCGAcagcaaggaaaaaaaaaaggcaataaAATTAACACAAGTCAAACAAAGGCAACTGGTGAGTCCCTCCTCCTTCAAAATATCGGCCCCCTTTGTCTggtaacaaattaaattaagcaaaattttttacttctcAAACAGAGTCTTAATCAGTGCTAACTTCTGAGAACGACAACTTGTAACCGCAGGGAACCCCAATGCTAATGGGCAAAAAGCAATGATTTGAACCCAAGCCCTCAGAAGTCAACAAGAAATACGAACATCTCGACCAACCCCGATTCAAGAAAAACTATTCTAATTTTCAGTTGAAATGTCTCTTCTAACTCCACATATCAATAAATATCGCTGAGACATTTTCCGCGgttgaaataaaaatgattagatTTTGGAAAGGGCTGACAAAACATCACTATTGACAATGGGGTTTCAGAAGCCAACCAGTGTTGAAAGGGAAGCGGTGATTATGGTGATTACCTAAGAAGAAGCAGCAATTTCTAGCTTcgactacatatatataccaaCATGTGCACGCACAAATCATGCTTCTGTAAACAGCACCTCGGTTCTAACTTCCCTGAAAATTCACCCAAGTTAGTAGAGAGAAGAAACTGAGAGATTATCAGGATCATATATGGCATGCAATAACTTAGATTCTATTTTAGTTTATTCCAAGGGTAACCGTCTATATCATTGTTTAAAGAGTAACTACAGGCTGTCGAACTCATAGTGTAAACTATTGATGTATTCACACGTGAAATCACCGGGCaaacctaaaagaaaaatacatatCGAAACTGCTGCTTGTGGTATCTGGGTGAGGACTAAGGTGATTTCAAATTTTGCAAGAAACAATATTAATTTCCATTGTTTCAAAGAATACACTGGCACGATCCCTTCCAGAGCTCGATATTAGGTGCCAAATGGAGATATATTGCTATGTCCTAcatctaaataaaaaataatcattGACCTTTTTGACCCCATGATCGAATTTTTGTTTCATAGTTTCAGTCCAGACAGATGGTACAGAAATAAACAAGACACGACGCAAAATGCCTGCATTGGCTTACCCAAATTGTTTAGCTATTGGGATGTTGAGGCAGGAAGAGTGGCCGATGGGGATGTCTGCAGCAACTGTTGCAGCATACGAGCAGCAAGACGCTGCATAACTCCTCCCAAGACCCCTACCCCTAAATAGTGTGCCTCAGGTTGTTGAAGGATCTGACAGTCATTGGCAGTAAAAATCACTCAAGATTAAAATAAACCCACTCTCTATCAATTTACTCAATTACATAAAATACACACATGCTGATAGTCTCTTCTATGGTCTGAATTCAAGCAAGGTGCAACAAGTATACTAttacatttaataaaatacaCCATAGTTCACATTCGATTTTGGATAAATCCTGGCATCACGACCCTTTTTAGCATTAGAGAGTTTGTCAAACTCTGTGTCTATGTCATGCACATTATGAGACTTGTTTAATTTAACTCGCAGTCATATATTTTGATCTCCCACCTTCTACAACATCAAGAAATTCTGCTCTTGTTATTTTCACCAATCTTAAAGCTCTGCCAGCAGTTTGGATCAATTTCAGACCCAAAATTACTGAAGTATTATTACTTCAAATTCATCAGTTTTCAAGGAAAGAAATCTGACCCTTGCTTAATAAAGTTAACGAGCCTATCCAAAAGCTCTGGCATAATCAAAAGGAATGCGACATGAACTGAAACAAACAGCGAAAATGGGGTTAAAGAAGTTTTACCCGTAAAATTGGCAACAAAATGGCTGGGTCAAAATTTTCTGAGGTTTGCAGAAGATTCCATATTCTTAACACTTGATCCCGAAGATTGGTCATGCTTTCTAGCTCACCATCCCTCATTGCAGCGAGACCTCTCAGATTGCCAATAAAAAGTGGTATCCGCAAATAATCAGGGATTGATTTGTATGCATCAACAGCAGAACTTAAGATAATAGCTTCTACGATATGAACAGATTCCTCTATAACCAAAACCCGGAGCTCTTCACCCTCTGGACCAACTAACAGTTGCAGAACAGGTTGTAAGGCCTCTTTGGCGGAGAAGTCTCTGTCTTTTCTACCCTGTTCGAGTAGGTTTTGAAGCCGATTCCACCTGCAtcaagaaatgaaaaagacaTCTTCTACTGATAAATTTGAACACAAATCGTATTGTGTCCCTGTAAACTAGAAATGCCAGTAATCAAGAGGGGCACGCACCTGAACCTTCCATCTTTAAACAGCAACTCAACCAGAGCATCTCTTAGATATGGATTTGGATCAGTGAGAAGCCTCTTAGCAAAGTATGGATATGAGGCTGCCAGTGCCTTAAAGTTTGGGTCCACACATATAGCTAAGCCTTCTAATACGGTAAGGGACCTCAATATTAGCGCGTAATATGCAGGCACTGCAGACAAAATATCAAGGCAAACCATCAGCTGTGTGAGATGCTGGTGTCAGGGTTTCCACAGTACTGGTGAAAGGTTTTCAATTATTCTTACTGgcaaaaagggggaaaaaatttACACCGTATAGTACTCAAGAGTTCTGGtgtaaatatttcaattaatcATTTTGCTTTGAGTGATTGATGAATTCTGAAACCAGGAAAGAAATTTAGCATGGAACAGGACAAACAACTCGAAACAGAAATAAGGAAAGCAATTCAAACCAACAATCTACGAGATAATTTATCTATCGCAGCAATAAGTTGATCCCACATCCTACCTTTAAATGGAAATTGATAGAAGACAACATCGAGACCATCCACAATTGTTTTGAAGTTAAGTTCACTCACAGTAGCACTCAGTGCATCATCAAACAAATTCTGGAGAGCCGGTACAATTGGAGAAACATCCACATCAGGTGATAGGAATTCCAGAGCATAATAGTCACGGGCCATAGCTTCATAGTCTCGATTTACCAGGTGAACAACATGACCGATAATAGCAAATCTTGCCTTCTCCGGAGTTTCACTCATCATTCCAAAATCTAGGAAGGCAAGTTTTCCACTCGGTGTTGCCAAGAGATTACCAGGATGAGGGTCTGCGTGAAAATATCCATACTCCAGCAGTTGTCTGAGAGTGCACTCGACACCAGTTGTCACTAATTCTAAGACATTTAAACCTTGCCTCTCAATAGCTTCCAGGTCACTCAATTTGACTCCATCGACCCACTCCATTGTCAATACTTTGGCACTTGTGTAGTCCCAAAATATATCTGGGACGATGATGTCTTGTTTGTCAGCATAAAGTATTTTAAATCGCCTAGCATTCCGTCCCTCCTGCAGGAACCTGTCAAAATCAAAGATCAATTCCCCAAAGAAACCATAAAATAGCCGATAAATTGCTGAGAATGTTCCAAGACAGTTCCACTGATTTCTTGTATAGATCAAGCATATTATGGAGCTCATCACAAGCAAACGTTGACATATATGAGCTATTAGAAATGTTATGGTGACAAAACACTGAAACAGGATGCTAACCTGCACATAGTTGAGCTCCTGATAAACTCTATGTCCAAATTCATCGACCAGAGCAACGACATCAGTTGTCACCATGtctacatatttatttatgagaaAACCTAGACTTCTTATAAGGTGAAAGTCAAGTCCAATAACTTCTTCAATGCCAGGCCTTTGCACCTTTACTGCAACCACCTGCCTAGAGTGTCTTAATCGAGCCTTATAAACTTGCCCTAAACTTGCTGCTGCAATTGGGGATGCAGATATTGAAGAGAAAATTGTATCCAGTGGCTGTCCCAGCTCTCTCTCGATGCATTCAAATGCCTCTGCATCAGGGAATGTTGGCAATGCATTCTGCTCAAAATGCAATTGAATTAATGACCATCAAAGCAGTACATAAAAGCCAGAGAACAACAATCTGCAGCTCACCCCAGCAACATTACTGCATTGCTTCATTTATAGGCTCATGGCTTTAAAGATTCAGGAAAACAAAATGAGCAAGACCATTGTTACACTTGCAGTAAGCTGAAGATGAAAGGCACTAAGGCTAGGAAATGTAGATTGGAATAGGTGCACCTATTCATTCAGTTGCAGTTATCCTTTACCAAGAAGAATACGAAATGTCACTCAGGTAATATATTGTTCATTTTCCAAACCATAATGTCAGATCTCACTTAATGGGGAGGTTGTCATTTAACTCTGTCTTTATTATGGTTCACTTTCAATTTTTCGCCTCGTGTAGTATGAACTAATAGGCTTTAACTTTGACGCAAAAAATCAAaggtgaaaattgaaaaacactGTGAGCATACAAATTTTCGATTAAGAAAATTCAGGAAACAACACGTGTTGAAAGAGAACAACTACTGCACAAGCAAgaaatatataagtatatgTCAAATTGAGATATATTAGTCTATGAATCTTAAAATGCCTAACCAGAGCACCTGAAGCTCGGAGAGCTCAGAGAGATACTCAGGAGGGCATAAGTCAGGCCTTGTTGATAATGCCTGCCCTATTTTGACGAAGGTTGGACCCAATCGAGTAAACATCATCCTAAATTCTGCACCTCGCTTTCGCTTGTTCTGCTCCACACGGCCCCCTTTTTTATCGAGCAACAGCTTCATTGCAAATGAGCCCAATGCTATCAATACCTCCAGAGCTCTCCTCACCACCTAACCACCATAAATACAGCCAATCACCACATATTTAGCGTACGCTTACACAGCAGCTTCTGAATGGACGAGGCAATAGCAGTCAATGATAATCAATGAACAACTACAGATGCAAACGCAATTGAATTCTTACGTGACATCATGCTGTCGCTGTTTATGAATAATGAGAAAATCCTATCAGGCACAGAGCATCGGCGAAAAATCTCATGAATAGGGCAAGAGAGTGGAGAGTTACGTATTAATTCATCCATATCGTGCCATTTAGCAGAAGCAATCACAATGAGCAATGCCTATGGAAAATCTAATGCACTTAGACTTCTCTTCACTTGCTGTAGGAGTAATTGACCCTCTGATCAAATTTTCACTTCTCACGATTGGAAACAGAGAGACAGAGAAACAGAGACGAACCTCCAGAGGTCGTGATCGGTACTTGTAATCGAGCCGATCGGCGCTATAAACTGGAGCATCGGCGGCACGAGCCAAGGCCTTCATCTGTGCACGGATGTCCTCCACGAGGTCCAGTCTCGAAGTCCTTACGGCAGGCCACTCGTCGCTCCCGTCGCCGACGACGACAACCTCGCTACGTCCGCGTGGTCTCCCGTCCGAAGGCGCAGCTCTCGGCGGCGCGACTGTTCTCACCGCTCTGCTCCCTCCTCTGCGAGGCTCCGACACCTGAAGACGACGTAGCCGCAGTGGCGAGGCGGAGATCGGGAGAGCTGCCGCCGAGCTCATGGCGTTCACCGGAGGCTACAGAGCTCCAGCGAAGGTGggggagagagaaggagagatCGGAGAGCTAAGCATTGAAAATGGAGTCAAAGGAGGTTTTCTCGTGCTTTTTCTATTGTTCTTCTCTCCGTGCGCTCCCTCCCACctaatttttcctaaaataaaaGGGCGCCGAAGCCATGTGCTCTATAGTCTTATATTTTTAGGCCCAAAGGTCAAATGTGGCGAAGCCCACGGTACCCCGCCTTCATTGATCGATCACGGCCTTCCATCGATGCGTATCCACCGTGTAACGGTTGCGGTCCTTGCCGATCATCGCACCGTGCTATTTACTCATGGCAAGTAAAATTATTGCATGTTGTGAGAGGCATGCTTGCCGTTTGGTTCATATACTATTAGATTATAAGAAATGTAAagattgtaaaaaaaatttaacgcttacacaaaaaaaaaaccgttaAATCATTTTACCTGGATTGTAagtcaaaatataatattattgtaTTTAGTAAATATGTTGAATCACAGGAAACGTCAATTGTATAATTTTTCTACATAGATATGACGTGGATCCTATTAGTGTAAGTCGCAGTAATTTATCTTTATGAATTCGAATGGCTCATAGTTTTCGATTGAACggcaatttattaaataaagatATATGCAGTAATGTCAAGCTTTTTACTAGGGAATATACAATTTTGCTGTTTAATGATTACTTGGTGTAGCCACGATTTTATCGATTGCATCTGCCGTAGACGAGGCTTGTTCATTTATACTAGTAAcgaaatatgaaatgaatcAAATATCGTCTCTTCTAATTCACTTTTGTCTCTCTAGCCGAGACAACGCGAATTGAAAATTAGAGCATCATATCGAAGGATCCATTGACCTAGAATTCGAGTTTAATGTATGCTCCTCCTCGTGTTGATTACTAGACAATCACGAGTCGGGACACGTGATTGACTCTGTGTATGATGGGCTAAAGTTCGTTTTTCTAATAATGTTTCAGTCTAACAACTTTGTGATCCGTGAATAGATTGGTTGTACGATTCGTTTAAGTGGGTGGGTGGGTGGTCGGTTAACCGCTAGCCGTACATAGAATATTGTACAATTTCCTCGGAGTCAAAAGTTCAAGCTAATGAAGATTGATCTCTTATGAACTCATAAATAactttttatatctttttgaCGCTGGAAACAACTCTTAACACCACCATCACTTATGTGTAACTCAATTGATAACGCgttaatatttcaaatattagatCAGGAGTTCAAATCATGTTGAAGATTTAGGAGTAAATAAGGGGATATCCCATATTTGTTATATAACTCGCTTGCAGCAGTAGTAATTTGATTATAGACTTGTGCAAAAATTATGTTCATCCGAAACCGCATTGGGGTAACAGTGATGAACCCAAACCCTCAATCCTAATGTAGCTAAGGCTCAAATTGGACATTATCGTATTCACATGGCAACATGTGATTTTGAATTGTCATATACATGTCATGTCAAGTGCATTTGAATAATTGTCCTCAAGAACTGATTACGAGTTAGGCTTCCAAAGGAGGGGGATAATTGACCATAAGACGGAATTCTCTTCGCAATTAGACATGGATTCATAACTCGCTTTATGATCGCACAAAATTTTCACTAGTCTTACGCATGTTTCACTGCATATTTAATCCAAAAATTTGAGCTTATAGCTAGGGACATCCAGGTGACAAAAACCCatggattttttcttttttagccCGTGTGGGATACCTTCTTCTTTTGACTTTAACTCCATCCTCACATGGACACTTGTTTTAATAATTGACCTCGAGATAAGCTTTTCTCTTATGCTTTCTCAAGTTTTAATTAGACCGTAAGCCGGTATCCTCTTTCGTGCGTGGGCCTAGATCAAGGGGGCTAGTATGAGACGTAATTTTGCTGCACACAAGACTGGAATTGGCAAGGTATGAGTGCTTATGAATGCAAACCCACTCTAATGCAATGAGAAAAATCTTCATTAGACTTATAAACTATTAGATGGATTTCGAATTTAAAAGCTCTAACTAATAACTGAGATGGTAGGTCATGaatttctccttcttctttttttgacCAGGGAGTATCTAAGACTTCGCCGACTAATCCTCTGAGCTTCATATGTGAATCTCGGTGGCACATTAAGCGATTAATTACACTAAAAGCGCTTCGATGGTCCTAAGAAGTTTGAGACATAATACCCAAActcttatttaattattagacCAAACCCTCTACAATTGAATTTCTTTATATTGCCCGACATGAGAAAATACTTCTCAATAATTTTCTTAAGACTCCATTCAAACCAttgcaatttattttataaattatcacGCACTCTTTTTATGGGGACATTCTCACTTTTATTACGGAACCGTTGCTTCCCCGGATGCCCAATTAAAGtcaactgctttcctgaaaaACTCATAGAATCCTAAGACGAGAAAAATCTATCCATCCAGCCCTTTCTTTAGCTTATGAAGTTGTCCACAGTTTTTCATATTTGCTCAATTAATGCAACATTAGAAGATGGAATTATTCAAGACAAGTAGAAGGATCTTTCGAGCAAAAGACAAATACATcgttataattgaaaattacatGACGACGACAGCTAAAGAACATCTTATCTATGACAACGACGAACCATCAcacaaatattattataatttattaaaatccATATTGCCCAACGGTCGTGCTTATCTATTGAATTATGCGTGTCCCCTTCGGCTGTGTCGCCACTTCTTTAGAAAAGCCAATTCATTCGAGAGACGTGAGGACTTTGATATATGATCCGAATcggaaaatatatttatcaattcACCGAGTTCATGTGACGTGTGATGTCAAACCATCGACTTTTCGCGACGGTGCATGAATCGTGCAATTCCTCGACAACGTCAAGTGGTTTGATCATGCGGGAGATTAATTGAGAGGaacatttcaattttttcattgaATAGATGCGACGAGGAAATAAGTTCTCAAAAGGAGGTGTTATATTCGAAGACAAGGAGCATGTTTTGCATAGCCATCTCGAGAGATGCTTCAATTAAATGAGACGAGatatattaatttcatgaTGATTTACATAATCCGCAGTTAAGTACAACCTTCTTTCACGAGATGAATTGGCTCTACATGTATCACTAGGCACATTTACATAGTTTTATCTCGACACTAATTAAGAGAGAGGAGATTTATTAGCATgagaaataaaatgatttatttaagaagaaaatgttgggctatccctccaatttggaggaagttgggctcaattgtattgggcttttatcgggtcttaataagcccaagaatccattttattagggtttttgtttcagcaaatcagctgaggtataaatagcagcagaacagctgcAGATTAGTGTAGAGCGGCAGAAGTGCAGCAGCATAGCAGCACAAAACCAGGGAAGAGCAGACAGCAGAATTCGAAGagcaggggcagcgcgcagctggagatcaaacctcgatcgggacatcaaacgaactccgattgggacgaaattttgacagcagcttcacaacacgtggggctaacttctgaacggtcagaatttctattcgagctctgtaggtgctgtttcagctgattttgtgaaccacccggtgtgggtgacgaatttagtatttgggtgatccaagagagtgtttctcttgagtttggtgatccaagggtttacccttgataaaagacattgtataaccttcatagtggatcgttgattcggagttggtcccgtggtttttcccacattggggttttccacgtaaaattcttggtgttgttttactttactgcttgttggttgatttgattagttcctatctcgattacactagaaagggaggaagattaatcgctgcgttattgtttggttgagtacatccctaaccccaacaGAAAATTACATCTCAGCTTTTacgcataaaaaaaaatatttctaatttGTGAGACTAGTCACTTTTCCTTGCGCGAATAATTTTGTACATCCTGTACAAATGTTTTTTCTCTCATTCGTTCCCATGCAGAAATCCCACcatttcatatataaaaaaatacgtGAAAATATATAACCATTCGATCAACATGAAACTCATATATTTATCCACCACATTATCAACTATCAAggcctctcttcttcttttttttttcctttgaccATAATGAACCTTAGACTTCCCTTAAAAGGCACATCGCTTAAGAAAAGCCCGGGCACAGGTTCCTCGGATTCATCATATCAGATCAAACTCTGACTATGAAAGGAGAACAGCAAAGTTATATAAGTTTGATCGTGGGAAAGTTGAATGGGGGAGGGGACCGTGGACATAGACAATTTGACCATGGTTCCCCACCGCactcattattaaaaaaaaaaaaaggagctaGAAAATCACACTTTTTAAGATATAAATCCTATTCTGGCCATTTATTTATAGAGTCAAACACTCCACACGATGAAtgcgaaaaaaaattaaataggaggaaaaaggcaagaaaaATGCAAGTTGGATTAATCTAATCAAATAGCAATTTATTGTTTGTTTAATGCTAAGCACGCTCGCATCACTTGCCAAATATATTGTTTCCTCATCTGGTTAACATACAATCCCAATTTTTCCGATGTGGTcccaattttttcatttcatattgattattaatattatacaaa
Above is a window of Punica granatum isolate Tunisia-2019 chromosome 7, ASM765513v2, whole genome shotgun sequence DNA encoding:
- the LOC116214921 gene encoding protein ACTIVITY OF BC1 COMPLEX KINASE 3, chloroplastic-like, whose product is MSSAAALPISASPLRLRRLQVSEPRRGGSRAVRTVAPPRAAPSDGRPRGRSEVVVVGDGSDEWPAVRTSRLDLVEDIRAQMKALARAADAPVYSADRLDYKYRSRPLEVVRRALEVLIALGSFAMKLLLDKKGGRVEQNKRKRGAEFRMMFTRLGPTFVKIGQALSTRPDLCPPEYLSELSELQNALPTFPDAEAFECIERELGQPLDTIFSSISASPIAAASLGQVYKARLRHSRQVVAVKVQRPGIEEVIGLDFHLIRSLGFLINKYVDMVTTDVVALVDEFGHRVYQELNYVQEGRNARRFKILYADKQDIIVPDIFWDYTSAKVLTMEWVDGVKLSDLEAIERQGLNVLELVTTGVECTLRQLLEYGYFHADPHPGNLLATPSGKLAFLDFGMMSETPEKARFAIIGHVVHLVNRDYEAMARDYYALEFLSPDVDVSPIVPALQNLFDDALSATVSELNFKTIVDGLDVVFYQFPFKVPAYYALILRSLTVLEGLAICVDPNFKALAASYPYFAKRLLTDPNPYLRDALVELLFKDGRFRWNRLQNLLEQGRKDRDFSAKEALQPVLQLLVGPEGEELRVLVIEESVHIVEAIILSSAVDAYKSIPDYLRIPLFIGNLRGLAAMRDGELESMTNLRDQVLRIWNLLQTSENFDPAILLPILRILQQPEAHYLGVGVLGGVMQRLAARMLQQLLQTSPSATLPASTSQ